The following is a genomic window from Candidatus Vondammii sp. HM_W22.
CGGTCGAAGCGGCACTGAACGCTGAGTTAGATGATCATCTTGGCTTTGAAAGGCACGAGCAGTCCCAAGCTGACAATAACCGCAACGGCTATGCCAGTAAGACTAACCGAACGGAAGCCGGCCAGTTCGAGCTCGATACACCACGCGACAGAGCTGGGAGTTTCGAACCCAAGCTCGTTAAAAAATACCAGCGTCGATTTACTTCCATGGACGACAAGATTATTTTCTTGTATGCCCAGGGCATGACAACACGAGAAATCGTCACGACCGTTAAAGAAATGTACGGTGCTGATGTCTCCGCCACCTTGATTTCCAAAGTGACCGACGCTGTTATTGAACAAGTGATTGAATGGCCATCTAGGCCACTGGATGCGGTCTATCCCATTATTTACCTGGATTGTATTGTCGTAAAAATCCGGCAAGACAAGAAAGTGATCAATAAGGCAATTTATCTGGCACTGGGCGTGAACATGGAGGGCCACAAGGAATTGTTGGGGCTCTGGCTGTCAGAGAATGAGGGTGCCAAGTTCTGGCTCAATGTACTCACAGAGCTCCAGAATCGCGGCGTGAAGGATATTTTGATTGCCTGTGTCGATGGCCTGAAGGGCTTTCCAGACGCAATCAATACAGCGTTTCCCGAGACTCAGGTCCAGCTCTGTATTGTTCACATGGTGCGCAACTCGATGAAGTATGTGCCCTGGAAAGACTACAAGGCAGTGACGGCAGACCTGAAGAAAATATATAAGTCTGTCACCGAAGATGAAGCACCACTGGAACTTGATAATTTCTCTAACCGATGGGACGACAAATATCCCCAGCTCAACCGTTCGTGGCGTAGCCACTGGCACAATCTTAATACCCTGTTTGGCTACCCTGAGGACATCCGCAGGGCAATCTATACAACCAATGCCATCGAGTCAATGAACAGAGTGGTTCGCAAGGCAATTAAAAAACGGAAGCTATTTCCGACCGACGACTCGGCAATGAAAGTGGTGTACCTGGCGGTGCAGCAAGCATCAAAAAAATGGACCATGCCGATTTGCAATTAGAAACCAGCACTGAATAGATTTATGATTGAGTTCGAAGAACGCTTGGCGGAATACATTTAACCCGGGCAGTTACACGGAAATCGTTACACCCTCACTAGCAGTGATCGTTTCCCTGGATTCCGGCCTCCGCGGGAATGACGAACATGGCGAATAAATAGGATGATTCAGCCTAGAGTTAGATTCCATTTCACGCGACTACTTAAGGTTTACCGGGAACTTACCCGACAGACGGAAGATCCTCCATAGACCATCGGGGCGTAGCACTGAATTTAAGGGGTTCGGATGCGCCGGTGCGCAGACGCTGCCAGCCGGCATAAGCGATCATGGCGCCATTATCCGTGCAAAATTCCAGACGGGGGTAGTAGGCACGGGCACCCTCTTTCTGCATTACCTCCTGAATACGTTGACGTAGACGCCGGTTAGCACTCACTCCACCTGCCAACACCAGTGTTTTGGCACCGGTGGCTTTAACCGCCCTGCAGCACTTGATCACCAGCGTATCCACCACCGCATCTTCAAAAGCACGGGCGATATCGGCCTTGATCTGCCGGTTGTCTGAAGAGGACGAAACCTGTTGCTGAATCGTATTGAGTGCAAATGTCTTGAGACCGCTGAAGCTAAAATCAAGCCCTGGCCGGTCTGTCATGGGCCGGGGAAAACGAAAACGTGTGGAGTCTCCCTCTTCTGCCAGAGCGGCCAGCTCAGGCCCACCCGGATAGGGGAGTCCGAGGAGTTTGGCTGTTTTATCAAAAGCCTCTCCAGCGGCATCATCCAGTGACTCACCCAACAGCCGGTAACTCCCCACCCCTTTCACTTCCATCAATTGCGTGTGGCCACCGGACACCAGCAGGGCAACAAAAGGGAACTCCGGGCCATCCTCCTCCAGCATCGGCGCCAGCAGATGGCCCTCCATATGATGGACACCCAATGCCGGAACACCCAACGCCCAGGCCAAGGTTCGCCCAATGGCAGCACCGACCAACAGGGCGCCAATCAGACCTGGACCACAGGTATAAGCAACACCATCGATATCGCTTTTGCTGAGGTTCGTCTGCTCCAGTACACCGATAATCAGGGGGAGCACCTTGCGTACGTGATCCCGCGAAGCCAACTCCGGCACCACACCACCATAGACCGCATGCACATCGGTCTGGCTGTGGACCAGATGGCCCAACAACCCCTTATCGCCATCGTAAATGGCAATTCCGGTCTCATCACAAGAAGTCTCAATACCCAGAACCCGCATATCTTTCATCCTGAGGTTAAACGCTCACAAATCATCAGCGTGCCTATGGAATGGTACATTACCACTAGTCTTGAGATTCGGGGATAGCGGAAAATTATTTAACAGCTCCTTAATATATTGTATTGGGATAGTCGGTAGCCGAGGGCCAAATACCTTTGCAAATCATCTGCGCCGGGAGTAGTATTCGCGCTCTTAATGCTTCAAGCAACCCGGTCTAGCAACGATTTTGAGGTCGTAAATGCCTAACGTACGTGTCAAAGAAAACGAGCCCTTCGAAGTTGCACTGCGGCGCTTTAAACGCGGCTGTGAGAAAGCCGGTGTACTGGCCGAAGTGCGTCGCCGTGAGTTTTACGAAAAGCCGACCACAGAGCGCAAGCGTAAATCTGCTGCCGCTGTAAAACGTCACCTGAAGAAACTCTCCCGCGAGAACCGTCGCTGGGAACGCCAGTACTGATCTGGATATCCATACCATGCTGACGCAGCGCATACGGGATGACATGAAGGCCGCAATGAAGGGAGGCGAGAAACGCCGTCTCGGCATTATCCGCCTGATCCTGGCCGCAATCAAACAGCGTGAAGTGGACGAACGAGTCGAAATGGATGACCAGCAGACGCTGCTTATCCTGGATAAGATGGTAAAGCAGCGACGCGACTCCATCGAACAGTTCGAGAAAGCAGACCGGAACGATCTGGCCGAGCAGGAAGCTTACGAGATCGAAGTTCTGAAAGATTATCTGCCCGAAGCGCTCAGTGACGATGAGATCACCGCACTGATCGCCGAAGCCATTACCGCATCCGGCGCAGAGTCCATCCGCGACATAGGTAAGGTGATGGGGCAACTCAAACCCAAAATGCAGGGACGTGCAGACATGGGGGCCGTCAGCGCCCAAGTCAAACAGCAGCTCAACGGCTGACCGTTCACCACTGCTCTGCTAAAACTGCTCCGGATGCCTTGCGCTCCCGGGGCTTTTTTGTCTCTAATGCCCTATGGCCGGAAGAATCCCTCCACAATTCATTGATGAACTGGTGAACCGGGTCGATATTGTCGACCTTATCAACAGCCGTGTTCCATTGAAAAAAGCCGGCAAGGATTACCAGGCCTGCTGCCCCTTCCACGACGAAAAAACTCCCTCCTTCACGGTCAGCAGGGACAAACAGTTCTACCACTGTTTCGGTTGTGGCACCCACGGCACAGCGATCGGCTTTCTGATGGATTACGACAGCATGGAATTTATCGACGCCATCGAAGAGCTGGCGGCACGGGAGAACCTGGAGATCCCCCGGGAAGCCGGCACCAGCGCAGGACCGGACTACCGCCCACTCTACGACACCCTGGAACAGAGCGCCCGCTTCTACCAG
Proteins encoded in this region:
- a CDS encoding GatB/YqeY domain-containing protein: MLTQRIRDDMKAAMKGGEKRRLGIIRLILAAIKQREVDERVEMDDQQTLLILDKMVKQRRDSIEQFEKADRNDLAEQEAYEIEVLKDYLPEALSDDEITALIAEAITASGAESIRDIGKVMGQLKPKMQGRADMGAVSAQVKQQLNG
- a CDS encoding IS256 family transposase, encoding MAHAAAKNIKTEDDLKDFHQMLTKITVEAALNAELDDHLGFERHEQSQADNNRNGYASKTNRTEAGQFELDTPRDRAGSFEPKLVKKYQRRFTSMDDKIIFLYAQGMTTREIVTTVKEMYGADVSATLISKVTDAVIEQVIEWPSRPLDAVYPIIYLDCIVVKIRQDKKVINKAIYLALGVNMEGHKELLGLWLSENEGAKFWLNVLTELQNRGVKDILIACVDGLKGFPDAINTAFPETQVQLCIVHMVRNSMKYVPWKDYKAVTADLKKIYKSVTEDEAPLELDNFSNRWDDKYPQLNRSWRSHWHNLNTLFGYPEDIRRAIYTTNAIESMNRVVRKAIKKRKLFPTDDSAMKVVYLAVQQASKKWTMPICN
- the tsaD gene encoding tRNA (adenosine(37)-N6)-threonylcarbamoyltransferase complex transferase subunit TsaD translates to MRVLGIETSCDETGIAIYDGDKGLLGHLVHSQTDVHAVYGGVVPELASRDHVRKVLPLIIGVLEQTNLSKSDIDGVAYTCGPGLIGALLVGAAIGRTLAWALGVPALGVHHMEGHLLAPMLEEDGPEFPFVALLVSGGHTQLMEVKGVGSYRLLGESLDDAAGEAFDKTAKLLGLPYPGGPELAALAEEGDSTRFRFPRPMTDRPGLDFSFSGLKTFALNTIQQQVSSSSDNRQIKADIARAFEDAVVDTLVIKCCRAVKATGAKTLVLAGGVSANRRLRQRIQEVMQKEGARAYYPRLEFCTDNGAMIAYAGWQRLRTGASEPLKFSATPRWSMEDLPSVG
- the rpsU gene encoding 30S ribosomal protein S21: MPNVRVKENEPFEVALRRFKRGCEKAGVLAEVRRREFYEKPTTERKRKSAAAVKRHLKKLSRENRRWERQY